From Bradyrhizobium sp. NDS-1, the proteins below share one genomic window:
- a CDS encoding acyltransferase, with protein MNLNFLIQRFTGRNVDYMVQRMVGRATCRLGAGAVLGADARMRNIYGDTDKIDIGAQSRIFGELMTFAHGGQIRIGEWCYVGEGTRIWSAASIEIGNRVLISHSANVFDSLTHPIGAAARHEQVRQIFTSGHPRELSLDEAPVRICDDAWVGAGAMVLRGVTVGEGAVVAAGAVVTKDVPAFSIVAGNPAVLVRELRPDER; from the coding sequence ATGAACCTCAACTTCCTGATTCAGCGGTTCACCGGCCGCAATGTCGACTACATGGTCCAGCGGATGGTTGGACGTGCGACGTGCCGTCTCGGTGCCGGCGCTGTGCTCGGCGCCGACGCCAGGATGAGGAATATCTACGGCGACACCGACAAGATCGACATTGGCGCGCAGAGCCGAATTTTCGGCGAACTCATGACCTTCGCCCATGGTGGGCAGATCAGGATCGGCGAATGGTGTTATGTCGGCGAGGGGACGCGGATCTGGTCCGCCGCCTCCATCGAGATTGGAAACCGGGTTCTGATCTCCCATTCGGCGAATGTATTCGACAGTCTGACTCATCCGATCGGGGCGGCCGCGCGACACGAACAGGTCCGACAGATATTCACGAGCGGTCATCCGCGTGAGCTTTCGCTCGACGAAGCCCCGGTTCGGATCTGCGATGATGCCTGGGTTGGCGCGGGTGCGATGGTGCTACGCGGCGTAACGGTTGGCGAGGGGGCAGTGGTAGCGGCCGGCGCGGTCGTCACCAAGGACGTGCCGGCCTTCTCGATCGTGGCCGGAAACCCGGCGGTGCTGGTCAGGGAGCTCCGGCCCGATGAGCGGTAA
- a CDS encoding class I SAM-dependent methyltransferase: MSGNGKFTTWEEAVVWLRNQPDQGQLVRDAFYDDPLAAAAERYFRSSEWQAIAALLSGRSGTALDVGAGRGIASYALARSGFEVTALEPDGSAIVGAAAIRDLAAETKLPIHVVEEFSERLPFADETFDLVFARAVLHHMRDLDGACREMFRVLRPGGMLIAAREHVISKESDLQQFLDQHPLHRLYGGEHAYLLNRYTGALKSAGFAAVETLAPLQSPINLFPYTMETLRSAVVERLTLKIPAGPLWRAAFASQRVFVSLLSLAKSFDRRPGRLYSFVCHKV, from the coding sequence ATGAGCGGTAACGGGAAGTTCACGACTTGGGAGGAAGCCGTGGTCTGGCTGCGCAATCAGCCGGATCAGGGCCAGCTCGTGCGTGACGCCTTCTACGATGATCCGCTGGCCGCGGCTGCCGAGCGCTATTTTCGAAGCTCCGAGTGGCAGGCGATTGCGGCGCTGCTGTCCGGCCGCTCCGGCACGGCGCTCGACGTCGGTGCCGGTCGCGGCATTGCGAGCTACGCGCTGGCTCGCAGCGGATTTGAGGTAACTGCCCTCGAGCCCGATGGCAGCGCGATCGTCGGTGCGGCGGCGATCCGCGATCTGGCGGCCGAGACAAAGCTGCCGATCCACGTGGTCGAGGAATTCTCGGAGCGCCTGCCGTTCGCGGACGAAACATTCGATCTCGTATTTGCGCGCGCGGTGCTGCATCATATGCGCGACCTCGACGGCGCCTGCCGCGAGATGTTTCGTGTGCTTCGCCCCGGCGGGATGCTGATCGCCGCGCGGGAGCATGTGATCAGCAAGGAAAGCGATCTTCAGCAGTTCCTCGATCAGCACCCGCTGCATCGCCTTTACGGCGGCGAGCATGCCTACCTGCTCAACCGTTATACCGGCGCGCTGAAATCGGCCGGCTTTGCGGCTGTCGAGACGCTGGCTCCGCTGCAAAGTCCCATCAATCTGTTTCCCTACACAATGGAGACGCTGCGATCCGCGGTTGTCGAAAGGCTGACGTTGAAGATTCCAGCCGGTCCGCTGTGGCGCGCGGCCTTTGCTTCGCAGCGCGTCTTCGTATCGCTGCTTTCGCTGGCCAAGAGCTTTGACCGTCGGCCTGGCCGGCTCTATTCGTTCGTTTGTCACAAGGTTTAG
- a CDS encoding NAD-dependent epimerase/dehydratase family protein, with product MSAWVTGANGFIGRHLVRELAGAGRAVHGLGHGALDAADARALGLQTWINGEVDAANLSALAAARGLPSQVFHLAGGSSVGPSIARPFEDFSRTVTSTARLLEWLRSSAPACRLVVASSAAVYGSEHAGPIPESAALAPMSPYGHHKLMMEQLCRSYAQSFGIRCTVVRLFSVYGPNLRKQLLWDICSRLSSDERSLDLGGTGAEIRDWTDVRDVVRLLARVAEEVHQDEFRPINGGSGRGTSVADIAEGLIRNWGSNTVVRYSGVARPGDPVSLLADDGRLREMNFDWRLPLERGLADYVEWFRGPGRA from the coding sequence ATGTCCGCGTGGGTCACCGGTGCGAACGGGTTCATCGGCCGTCATCTCGTTCGCGAGCTGGCAGGCGCCGGGCGTGCAGTTCATGGCCTTGGTCACGGCGCGCTCGATGCAGCCGATGCGCGCGCCCTCGGCTTGCAGACGTGGATCAATGGCGAGGTTGACGCGGCCAACCTGAGCGCGCTCGCCGCTGCGCGCGGGTTGCCGTCGCAGGTCTTCCATCTAGCGGGTGGATCGTCGGTCGGGCCGTCGATCGCGCGCCCGTTCGAGGACTTTTCGCGGACGGTGACGAGCACGGCACGCCTGCTCGAATGGCTTCGAAGCTCTGCACCGGCGTGCCGTCTGGTGGTCGCGTCGAGCGCGGCGGTCTACGGTTCGGAGCATGCCGGTCCGATTCCCGAAAGCGCCGCACTCGCGCCGATGTCGCCCTATGGTCATCACAAGCTGATGATGGAGCAGCTGTGCCGGAGCTATGCGCAGAGTTTCGGCATTCGCTGCACCGTCGTGCGGTTGTTCTCGGTCTACGGTCCGAACCTTCGCAAGCAACTGCTCTGGGACATCTGCTCACGGCTGAGCAGCGATGAACGGTCTCTCGATCTGGGAGGGACCGGGGCCGAGATAAGGGACTGGACCGACGTCCGCGATGTCGTTCGCTTGCTGGCCCGCGTTGCGGAGGAGGTGCACCAGGATGAATTCCGGCCGATCAATGGCGGCTCGGGACGCGGCACGAGCGTCGCCGATATTGCCGAAGGCCTGATCCGGAATTGGGGAAGCAACACCGTCGTTCGTTATTCCGGCGTGGCGCGGCCGGGCGACCCGGTCAGCCTGCTGGCGGATGACGGGCGTTTGCGCGAGATGAATTTCGACTGGCGCCTGCCGCTGGAGCGCGGTCTCGCCGATTACGTCGAATGGTTCAGGGGCCCGGGCCGTGCCTAA
- a CDS encoding glycosyltransferase family 4 protein, producing the protein MPKRAPLRIAFTNVPRRLWAGGYNYQRNLFEVLNRHSPGMVVPVLFAGAADDPDEIAALASIPGVEVVRSPVFDHGATGLARTTDLARAIVFGLDAPAVAEFKANGIDMVFESARFFGWRLPFPAVAWFPDFQHRLLPHLFSRAAYWRRDLGFRAQIASGRHIMLSSASALGDLRKFYPGSSNGVSVVRFASEPPVGLLTTDPSDVIARYDLPRRYFYLPNQFWRHKNHQLVVDALDLLKSRGRDVVVAASGNTEDFRESGLFDKTMSEVSSRGLEPNFKHLGLIPLDHVYALLRASMALINPSECEGWSTTVEEAKSFGVPMILSDIDVHREQTGGSARYFGIRDAAALADQMLQVAETAEAATVRNLLPNLEQRVEAFVADFIRLTRDVMESRAG; encoded by the coding sequence GTGCCTAAGCGCGCACCGCTGCGGATTGCGTTCACCAACGTCCCGCGACGCCTATGGGCGGGCGGTTACAACTATCAACGCAATCTGTTCGAGGTGCTCAACCGGCATTCTCCGGGGATGGTGGTCCCTGTGCTGTTTGCCGGAGCGGCGGACGATCCCGATGAGATCGCGGCCTTGGCCAGCATTCCCGGCGTCGAGGTCGTGCGCTCGCCGGTGTTCGATCACGGCGCGACCGGACTTGCCCGCACGACGGATCTCGCTCGAGCGATCGTCTTTGGCTTGGACGCGCCTGCCGTTGCCGAATTCAAGGCCAACGGGATCGACATGGTGTTCGAATCCGCGCGCTTCTTTGGCTGGCGCCTGCCATTTCCGGCAGTCGCATGGTTCCCGGATTTTCAGCATCGCCTGCTTCCCCATCTTTTCTCCAGGGCCGCCTATTGGCGGCGTGATCTCGGCTTTCGGGCTCAGATCGCGTCTGGTCGGCACATCATGCTGAGCAGCGCCAGCGCGCTCGGCGATCTCAGGAAGTTCTATCCGGGCAGTTCGAACGGCGTCTCGGTCGTTCGATTTGCGAGCGAGCCCCCTGTCGGACTGCTCACCACGGATCCGTCTGACGTGATCGCCCGCTATGATCTTCCGCGACGCTATTTCTATCTGCCCAACCAGTTCTGGCGGCACAAGAATCACCAGCTCGTGGTCGATGCGCTCGATCTGCTGAAGTCTCGGGGGCGCGACGTCGTCGTCGCGGCCTCTGGAAATACGGAGGACTTCCGCGAGTCCGGCCTTTTCGACAAGACCATGAGCGAGGTCAGCTCGCGCGGGCTGGAGCCGAACTTCAAGCATCTCGGATTGATTCCCCTGGATCATGTCTATGCCCTCCTGCGTGCATCGATGGCGCTCATCAATCCTTCGGAATGCGAGGGGTGGAGCACGACTGTCGAGGAAGCGAAGTCGTTCGGTGTCCCGATGATTCTGTCCGACATCGATGTCCATCGCGAACAGACCGGGGGTAGCGCGCGATACTTCGGCATCCGAGACGCCGCGGCGCTGGCCGATCAAATGTTGCAGGTTGCGGAAACGGCCGAGGCTGCGACCGTCCGCAATCTGTTGCCGAACCTCGAGCAGCGCGTCGAGGCGTTCGTTGCGGATTTCATCCGGCTGACTCGGGACGTGATGGAGTCACGGGCCGGCTGA
- a CDS encoding UDP-glucuronic acid decarboxylase family protein, whose amino-acid sequence MPFENYRNSRILVTGGAGFIGSHLCERLLDAGAEVVSADNYFTGSRRNIAHLIANPLFEAVRHDVTFPLYIEVDAIFNLACPASPIHYQRDPVQTTKTSVHGAINMLGLAKRLKARIFQASTSEVYGDPLIHPQTEDYWGNVNPIGIRSCYDEGKRCAETLFFDYWRQHDLPIKVARIFNTYGPRMQPNDGRVVSSFIVQALKGEPITVFGDGGQTRSFCYVDDLVEAIMRLMVTAEDITGPINLGNNSEFTIRELAEKVINLTGSRSKLEFKPLPQDDPRQRQPDLAKAKAVLNWQPKVALEDGLKETIAYFKHSLDIA is encoded by the coding sequence ATGCCGTTTGAAAACTACAGGAACAGCCGCATCCTCGTGACCGGGGGCGCCGGGTTCATCGGATCGCACCTCTGCGAGCGACTGCTCGATGCCGGGGCCGAGGTGGTGTCCGCGGACAATTATTTCACCGGCAGCCGGCGCAACATTGCCCATCTGATCGCAAATCCGCTGTTCGAAGCGGTCCGGCACGACGTCACCTTCCCGCTCTACATCGAGGTCGACGCGATCTTCAACCTGGCCTGCCCCGCCTCGCCGATCCATTATCAGCGTGACCCCGTGCAGACCACCAAGACCTCGGTGCACGGCGCCATCAACATGCTGGGGCTCGCCAAGCGGCTCAAGGCGCGCATCTTCCAGGCCTCGACCAGCGAGGTCTACGGCGATCCGCTGATCCATCCGCAGACCGAGGATTACTGGGGCAACGTCAACCCGATCGGCATCCGCTCCTGCTACGACGAGGGCAAGCGTTGCGCCGAGACGCTGTTCTTCGACTATTGGCGTCAGCACGACCTGCCGATCAAGGTCGCGCGCATCTTCAACACCTACGGCCCGCGCATGCAGCCAAATGACGGGCGCGTGGTGTCGTCCTTCATCGTCCAGGCGCTCAAGGGCGAGCCGATCACCGTGTTCGGCGACGGTGGGCAGACCCGCTCGTTCTGTTATGTCGACGACCTCGTCGAAGCCATCATGCGGTTGATGGTGACTGCGGAAGACATCACAGGCCCGATCAACCTCGGTAACAATTCCGAGTTCACCATCCGCGAGCTCGCCGAGAAGGTCATCAATCTCACCGGCTCGCGCTCCAAGCTGGAGTTCAAGCCGCTGCCGCAGGACGACCCGCGCCAGCGCCAGCCCGACCTCGCCAAGGCGAAAGCGGTGCTGAACTGGCAGCCGAAGGTCGCGCTCGAGGACGGGCTGAAGGAGACGATCGCCTACTTCAAGCATTCGCTCGACATCGCCTGA
- the rfbF gene encoding glucose-1-phosphate cytidylyltransferase, giving the protein MKVVILAGGLGTRIAEETSTRPKPMVEIGGRPILWHIMKIYSHYGFHDFVICLGYKGFMIKEYFANYFLHMSDVTFHIAENRMEVHRETAEPWRVTLVDTGEDTQTGGRLKRVLSYVADEPFFALTYGDGVADIDLAAEIAFHKAHGRRATVSVVRPAKRFGAIAIEGDRVVNFEEKPNDDGGWINGGFFLLSPSVGELIADDNTIWEREPMEQLVRGDDLRAYVHPGFWHPMDSLRDRNFLEGEWASNRAKWRIW; this is encoded by the coding sequence ATGAAAGTCGTAATTCTTGCAGGGGGCCTCGGCACGCGAATCGCGGAGGAGACCAGCACGCGACCAAAGCCGATGGTGGAGATCGGCGGGCGGCCCATCTTGTGGCACATCATGAAGATCTACAGCCATTACGGCTTCCATGATTTCGTGATCTGCCTTGGCTACAAGGGCTTCATGATCAAGGAGTACTTCGCGAACTATTTCCTGCACATGTCCGACGTGACCTTTCACATCGCCGAGAACCGGATGGAAGTGCATCGCGAAACCGCCGAGCCGTGGCGGGTCACGCTGGTGGACACCGGCGAGGACACCCAGACCGGCGGCCGGTTGAAGCGGGTGCTGTCCTACGTCGCGGACGAGCCCTTCTTCGCATTGACCTATGGCGACGGTGTCGCCGACATCGACCTTGCCGCCGAGATCGCTTTCCACAAGGCGCATGGGCGCCGCGCCACCGTTTCGGTGGTGCGGCCGGCCAAGCGCTTCGGCGCGATCGCGATCGAGGGTGACCGGGTCGTCAATTTCGAGGAAAAGCCCAATGACGATGGCGGCTGGATCAATGGCGGTTTCTTTCTATTGTCGCCATCGGTCGGCGAGCTGATCGCAGACGACAACACGATCTGGGAGCGCGAGCCGATGGAGCAACTGGTGCGCGGTGACGATCTGCGCGCCTATGTGCATCCCGGCTTCTGGCACCCGATGGACTCGCTGCGCGATCGCAACTTCCTCGAGGGCGAATGGGCCAGCAACCGCGCCAAATGGAGGATCTGGTGA
- the rfbG gene encoding CDP-glucose 4,6-dehydratase produces MTDPAFWRGKKVFLTGHTGFKGAWASLLLRRLGADVYGYALPPTHQSALFITARIADDIRHRVADIRDLPTLRAAMAEAEPDIVIHMAAQALVRPSYEEPVETFATNVMGTVHVLEAARHLRSVQVILNVTSDKCYENNGTGAAFGEGDRLGGDDPYSNSKACAELVTHSYRHSFFNTSGAARVATARAGNVFGGGDWARDRLVPDAMQAFLAGEALRIRNPNSVRPWQHALDPVLGYLSLVERLAADERFVGGWNFGPDTASEMSVGTVVDRLIALWGDGARWTADSGAHPYEAAYLRLDCAKARNELGWTPRLDLAQGLRLTVDWYKALREGRDLRSFSLDQLDQVAGALQA; encoded by the coding sequence GTGACGGATCCGGCATTCTGGCGCGGCAAGAAGGTCTTCCTCACCGGCCACACCGGCTTCAAGGGGGCGTGGGCCTCGCTGCTGCTGCGCCGTCTCGGGGCTGACGTCTACGGCTATGCGCTGCCGCCGACACACCAATCCGCGCTGTTCATCACGGCTCGCATCGCCGACGACATCAGGCACCGCGTGGCCGACATCCGCGATCTCCCGACCTTGCGCGCCGCAATGGCGGAGGCCGAGCCCGATATCGTCATCCATATGGCGGCGCAAGCGCTGGTTCGCCCCTCCTATGAAGAGCCTGTCGAGACCTTCGCGACCAACGTGATGGGCACGGTGCATGTGCTGGAGGCGGCGCGGCATCTGCGCTCGGTGCAGGTGATCCTGAACGTCACCAGCGACAAGTGCTACGAGAACAACGGTACAGGCGCCGCCTTCGGCGAGGGCGACCGGCTCGGCGGTGACGATCCCTACAGCAACAGCAAGGCCTGTGCCGAGCTCGTGACTCATTCCTACCGCCACAGCTTCTTCAACACGAGCGGCGCGGCGCGCGTCGCGACCGCGCGTGCCGGCAACGTGTTCGGCGGCGGTGACTGGGCGCGCGACCGCCTGGTGCCCGATGCGATGCAGGCCTTCCTGGCAGGCGAGGCGCTCCGCATCCGCAATCCCAATTCGGTGCGGCCCTGGCAGCACGCACTCGATCCGGTGCTCGGCTATCTCTCGCTGGTCGAGCGATTGGCGGCCGATGAACGTTTCGTCGGGGGCTGGAATTTCGGACCGGATACCGCAAGCGAGATGTCGGTCGGGACCGTGGTCGATCGCCTGATCGCGCTGTGGGGCGACGGCGCGCGGTGGACGGCCGATTCCGGCGCGCATCCGTACGAAGCTGCCTATCTCAGGCTTGATTGCGCGAAGGCGCGGAACGAACTCGGCTGGACGCCCCGGCTCGATCTGGCACAGGGCCTTCGCTTGACTGTCGATTGGTACAAGGCGCTACGCGAAGGCCGGGACCTGCGCAGCTTCTCGCTCGATCAGCTCGATCAGGTCGCTGGCGCCTTGCAAGCCTGA
- a CDS encoding phosphotransferase produces MLSKIAFFETCDRPDIAADRAQLLPALRQHLQSFDRNAAVMAAPGGTLGACYDVDISGEKRFLKTHLPGARANLAKEADILEQLYGDMIVLDRFEIPLADGTARLCLTMPALTPLAGPIEPADAAAMAEACSERLKGWRPNGLASFEYYLAAAAVALKTLASRRLLERATAAEVHRLIALLGDRHANLPEALCHGDFGPKNIMLQGTAPRVIDWEDAFRGIAGYDYLYWLTFMENRPFLQTAAFGRTGLSPDVERAVLVLVVLLKSYLAVLSGEHLKHAVSAEDRIAEILHLPG; encoded by the coding sequence GTGCTGAGTAAGATCGCGTTCTTCGAAACCTGCGACCGCCCCGACATTGCTGCCGATCGCGCGCAACTCCTGCCCGCGCTGCGGCAGCATCTGCAATCCTTCGACCGCAACGCCGCCGTCATGGCGGCCCCTGGCGGCACGCTCGGTGCCTGCTACGATGTAGACATCTCCGGCGAAAAGCGTTTCTTGAAGACGCATCTGCCGGGCGCGCGCGCCAACCTCGCCAAGGAAGCCGACATCCTCGAGCAACTCTACGGCGACATGATCGTGCTCGACCGTTTCGAGATCCCGCTCGCGGATGGGACGGCGCGGCTCTGCCTCACGATGCCCGCGCTCACGCCGCTGGCCGGCCCGATAGAGCCCGCTGATGCCGCTGCAATGGCAGAGGCATGCAGTGAGCGGCTCAAGGGCTGGCGGCCGAATGGGCTTGCCTCGTTCGAATATTATCTGGCTGCTGCCGCAGTGGCTCTGAAGACCCTTGCGAGCCGCCGTCTGCTGGAGCGGGCCACCGCGGCCGAAGTCCACAGACTGATCGCGCTGCTCGGGGATCGTCACGCGAATTTGCCCGAGGCGCTCTGTCATGGCGATTTCGGACCGAAGAACATCATGCTCCAGGGAACCGCACCGCGCGTCATCGACTGGGAAGACGCATTCCGCGGGATCGCCGGCTACGACTACCTCTATTGGCTGACTTTCATGGAGAACCGGCCGTTCCTGCAGACGGCCGCTTTCGGCCGAACCGGCCTTTCGCCCGACGTCGAGCGCGCCGTCCTCGTGCTCGTCGTCCTGCTCAAATCCTATCTGGCAGTCTTGTCGGGCGAGCACCTGAAGCACGCGGTGTCAGCAGAGGACCGCATCGCCGAGATCCTCCATCTGCCGGGCTAA
- a CDS encoding sulfotransferase family protein has product MNDFRLAMISAGFEHGGNVTHRHFDGHPDLLVYPFESQLGNRNFNDFLASVERVQYRYPEFPEGLTAIELYEQMIDEELKTFLRKRNGSKFRDADCVMDEKKRIAEFARIVGQPPIFRRQVVEAFFRATFAAWENYYTKPRPDMVHVGYSPAIGIDADRMVRDFPNIRILHIVRNPFSAYRDTKRRPFPQPLSKYLITWNIYHSTVEMFARMYPENVHIFRYEDLVDDKRKFMTEAAGFIGVPFADSMLYPSWNGVEIKDSIAPWGTVLKSTRDYNQAVIQELSDDERRQIAQGTAALARHFGYDRIDYLSQLYRAE; this is encoded by the coding sequence ATGAACGACTTCAGGCTGGCCATGATTTCCGCGGGCTTCGAGCACGGCGGAAACGTCACTCATCGTCACTTCGACGGCCATCCCGACCTGCTCGTCTATCCCTTCGAATCGCAGCTCGGCAATCGGAACTTCAACGACTTCCTGGCTTCGGTCGAGCGCGTCCAGTACCGCTATCCCGAATTCCCGGAGGGGCTGACGGCGATCGAGCTCTACGAGCAGATGATCGACGAGGAGCTGAAGACCTTCCTGCGCAAGCGCAATGGCTCCAAGTTCCGCGATGCGGATTGCGTCATGGACGAGAAAAAGCGGATCGCCGAGTTCGCCCGGATCGTCGGCCAGCCGCCGATCTTCCGCCGTCAGGTGGTCGAAGCCTTCTTCCGCGCGACCTTCGCGGCTTGGGAGAACTACTACACCAAGCCGCGGCCGGACATGGTTCATGTCGGCTACTCCCCCGCCATTGGGATCGATGCCGATCGCATGGTGCGCGACTTTCCCAACATCCGCATCCTGCACATCGTGCGCAATCCATTCTCGGCCTACCGAGACACCAAGCGCCGCCCGTTCCCGCAGCCGCTGTCCAAATACCTGATCACCTGGAACATCTATCACTCGACGGTCGAGATGTTTGCCAGGATGTACCCGGAGAACGTGCACATCTTCCGTTACGAGGACCTCGTGGACGACAAGCGCAAGTTCATGACCGAGGCGGCCGGATTCATCGGCGTGCCTTTCGCGGACAGCATGCTCTATCCGAGCTGGAACGGGGTCGAGATCAAGGACTCCATCGCACCCTGGGGAACCGTGCTCAAGAGCACAAGGGACTACAACCAGGCCGTGATCCAGGAACTCTCAGACGATGAGCGCAGGCAGATCGCGCAGGGCACCGCAGCCCTCGCCCGTCATTTCGGCTACGACCGGATCGACTATCTGAGCCAGCTCTATCGTGCTGAGTAA
- a CDS encoding NAD-dependent epimerase/dehydratase family protein produces the protein MRVFATGASGFLGSYLVADLLARGHEVAVLLRPASSYWRLGELRNRLHVIPGSLEHPDGLRAALGAFAPEAVVHMAWRGVAGSDRNSPVQAVNVADTVDLVELAAQAGARIFVGAGSQAEYGPYDRAIREDDVPRPTTLYGMAKLAAGSMSMRLCEERGLRAAWLRIFSTYGPKDADHWLIPSMIRNLRSGHPMALTACEQRWGFLHARDAASAFRLAITHDAASGIFNVGSADAPPLRETVTRLRDLIDPRAALGFGELAYRPDQVMVLAADVSRMLALGWKPEVPLDEGLRETVDWHDATKSS, from the coding sequence ATGCGTGTTTTTGCCACCGGTGCGAGCGGTTTCCTGGGCTCCTATCTCGTCGCGGACCTCTTGGCGCGCGGGCACGAGGTGGCCGTGCTGTTGCGGCCGGCAAGTTCCTATTGGCGCCTGGGGGAGCTTCGTAACCGGCTGCACGTGATCCCGGGCAGTCTGGAGCATCCGGACGGGCTGCGTGCAGCACTCGGGGCGTTCGCGCCCGAGGCGGTCGTGCACATGGCCTGGCGCGGCGTCGCAGGCAGCGATCGCAACAGTCCGGTTCAGGCCGTCAATGTGGCCGATACGGTGGACCTCGTCGAACTCGCCGCCCAGGCCGGCGCCAGGATCTTCGTCGGAGCCGGTTCGCAGGCGGAATACGGACCCTATGATCGCGCGATCCGGGAGGACGATGTGCCGCGGCCGACGACGTTGTACGGCATGGCCAAGCTGGCGGCCGGATCGATGTCGATGCGCCTGTGCGAGGAGCGCGGGCTGCGGGCAGCGTGGCTCCGGATCTTCTCGACATACGGCCCGAAGGATGCCGACCACTGGCTGATCCCGAGCATGATTCGGAACTTGCGCTCCGGGCATCCCATGGCGCTGACGGCTTGTGAGCAGCGCTGGGGATTTCTGCACGCGCGCGATGCTGCCAGCGCTTTCCGCCTGGCGATCACGCATGATGCGGCGAGCGGCATCTTCAATGTCGGCAGTGCGGACGCACCGCCGCTGCGCGAGACCGTGACGCGGCTGCGCGATCTGATTGACCCGCGCGCTGCTCTCGGCTTCGGCGAGTTGGCGTATCGGCCCGATCAGGTTATGGTCCTGGCTGCGGACGTTTCGCGCATGCTCGCCTTGGGCTGGAAGCCCGAAGTGCCGTTGGATGAGGGATTACGCGAGACGGTAGACTGGCATGACGCGACCAAATCTTCCTGA
- a CDS encoding transketolase encodes MTRPNLPEPKEFARRIRAHALRMVHAAKASHIGGCLSMADILAVLYTRILRVDPADPQAASRDRFVLSKGHATAIMYAALAESGFFSPAELDTYCRDGSIFTGHVSHAVPGVEVSTGSLGHGLPIAIGMALAARTAGAGSRVFCLLSDGECDEGSNWEGILFAPHHKLDNLCVIVDFNKIQSFGSVAEVLNLDPFAEKWKAFGWQVEEIDGHDLTALEHVLGGVPTASGRPTVVIAHTVKGKGVSFMENKLEWHYRSPSDELLAQALAEVGA; translated from the coding sequence ATGACGCGACCAAATCTTCCTGAGCCGAAAGAATTCGCACGACGCATTCGTGCGCATGCGTTGCGTATGGTGCATGCCGCCAAGGCTTCGCATATCGGCGGCTGCCTCTCGATGGCGGACATCCTGGCGGTGCTCTACACGCGGATCCTGCGCGTCGATCCGGCCGATCCGCAAGCAGCAAGCCGCGATCGCTTCGTTCTCAGCAAGGGCCACGCCACGGCGATCATGTACGCCGCCCTCGCCGAAAGCGGTTTCTTTTCCCCGGCAGAGCTCGACACCTATTGCCGCGACGGATCGATCTTCACCGGACACGTCAGCCATGCCGTGCCCGGCGTCGAGGTCTCCACGGGCTCCCTCGGCCATGGTCTGCCGATTGCAATCGGCATGGCGCTCGCCGCGCGAACGGCGGGTGCTGGCAGCCGCGTGTTCTGCCTGCTCAGCGACGGCGAATGCGACGAGGGCTCGAACTGGGAGGGCATCCTGTTCGCGCCCCATCACAAGCTCGATAATCTCTGCGTCATCGTCGACTTCAACAAGATCCAGAGTTTTGGTTCGGTCGCCGAGGTGTTGAACCTCGATCCGTTTGCCGAGAAATGGAAGGCGTTCGGCTGGCAGGTCGAGGAGATCGACGGCCACGATCTCACTGCGCTCGAGCATGTGCTGGGAGGTGTGCCGACGGCGTCGGGCCGGCCGACGGTCGTGATCGCGCACACCGTGAAGGGCAAGGGCGTGAGCTTCATGGAGAACAAGCTCGAATGGCACTACCGCTCGCCTTCTGATGAGCTGCTCGCGCAGGCGTTGGCCGAGGTTGGCGCATGA